From a region of the Carassius auratus strain Wakin unplaced genomic scaffold, ASM336829v1 scaf_tig00215709, whole genome shotgun sequence genome:
- the LOC113095390 gene encoding melatonin receptor type 1B-B-like — protein sequence MGWNVFVVSLAFADLVVAFYPYPVVLYAIFHDGWSLGETQCKVSGFLMGLSVIGSVFNITGIAINRYCYICHSFAYGRLYSFRNTLLLVALIWALTVLAILPNFFVGSLSYDPRVYSCTFTQTASSSYTVVVVVVHFLVPIAVVTFCYLRIWVLVIQVRRKVKSEERSRVRPSDLRNFVTMFVVFVLFAICWAPLNLIGLVVAIDPEIMAPRIPEWLFVVSYFMAYFNSCLNAIIYGLLNRNFRKEYVRIMTSVWIPRRFVTETSRAATDGVRSKPSPAINNNE from the exons ATGGGCT GGAATGTGTTTGTTGTCAGTTTGGCCTTCGCTGACCTGGTGGTGGCTTTCTATCCCTACCCAGTGGTGTTGTATGCAATCTTCCATGACGGCTGGTCTCTGGGGGAAACCCAGTGTAAAGTCAGCGGATTCCTAATGGGCCTGAGTGTGATTGGCTCTGTTTTCAACATCACTGGCATCGCCATCAACCGTTACTGCTACATCTGTCACAGTTTTGCCTACGGACGTCTCTACAGCTTCCGTAACACGCTGCTGTTAGTGGCCCTGATCTGGGCACTCACTGTGCTGGCCATTCTTCCCAATTTCTTTGTGGGTTCCCTAAGTTACGACCCCCGGGTTTACTCCTGCACCTTCACGCAGACTGCCAGCAGCTCCTAcactgtggtggtggtggtggttcaCTTCCTGGTGCCCATTGCGGTGGTGACCTTCTGCTACCTGAGGATTTGGGTTCTGGTGATACAGGTGAGGCGAAAGGTGAAAAGCGAGGAACGTTCAAGGGTAAGACCCAGCGACCTGCGCAACTTTGTCACCATGTTTGTGGTGTTCGTTTTATTTGCAATCTGCTGGGCTCCGCTCAATCTAATCGGCCTTGTTGTGGCCATTGACCCAGAGATTATGGCTCCACGTATTCCAGAGTGGCTCTTTGTGGTCAGCTACTTTATGGCCTATTTCAACAGTTGCCTCAATGCCATAATTTACGGACTCCTCAATCGGAATTTCCGAAAGGAGTATGTGCGGATCATGACGTCGGTGTGGATTCCTCGGAGGTTTGTGACTGAGACCTCCAGGGCTGCCACAGATGGGGTAAGGAGCAAACCCTCACCGGCCATCAATAACAATGAGTGA